A segment of the Globicephala melas unplaced genomic scaffold, mGloMel1.2 SCAFFOLD_1143, whole genome shotgun sequence genome:
CATATCTGCCACGAATAATCTGGAACAGAATATGCAGGCAGTACATATTGAGCAAGCCATAAAGGATATTGAGATAAAGGACTATCCTTGAAATAACACCTATACAAATCTTTATAAGTATAAAAAATAGGTTTAACTTGATAGTATCGCTCTAAAAGTCTCATACAAACTAAGATATTCTTAATAGATTTCTGAGGATTATTCTTATCTAACACTTCAACATCAAGGACTGGAACAATATCACCTGATGATAATTTAACTACAGAACGATACAATGCTATCTGCTCTTTAGCAGAAACATCATCTTTATAAAAATGATAGGCACCTCTATGTAACCCAATTTCTTTGCTTTGACgaaaattatatataaacttaGGATCTATGAAGTTCCTCCCCTCAGTcgctttaataaaaacaaaatgaaacttatAGCCATTAATTGTATGTTTGGCTATGGACTGCCAATCAATACGACCTTGATGATGAGAGACGTCTAATCCATTGACAGAAAATTCGCCTTTGCTTGGGATATGTAGTTCTAACTCAGCAGAAGTCTTGTAGCAAGGCTCTATAGAACGAGAAAATAATTTATCCTTTTTGATAAAATAATATGCCAATCCAccaaaagaaagaatagagatTATAGCCAAGACAATAATTCTCTTAGGCTTAAAacctctattctttctttttttatattgatatttcttAGACACACACTAGCCTACTTAAAGACAAGCTTTAGCTCTGCTGGTTCACTCTCTTGCCAAAAACGATTGACAGAAGTTACATATATCGTATATTCTGAATTAGCTTCTAGCTTAGGTAACAAAAGGCTAGCTTCACTTGAGATACTAATGATATATTTTGACTTATCACAAGAAGGCTTTATACCCTTAGGAAAGGCATAAACGATATACATAAACGCTTTTTCAGGATCTCGTCGATCTGCAAGATCTCTCCATATCAGCATATGTCCGTCTTCATTGTAGTCCTCCCATAACATATCAATCTTTCTAGGAGCTTGAGATTTACCTAAAGCACCTTCATATTCTGGGAGTAAGGCAAATTGATCCTGATATTTACGAGCAATACTATCGCTGACAGCtccataattttgaaataaatcttcAGCAGGCCAAAAGACATTCCCCTTGCTATACTCCTGACTTAACAACATTTTATGCATCAGCTCATTTCCGTCAATCGTACGACGGATATGTTGTCCTACATAAAACTGTGCTTTAGTTCCTCTTAATTGCTTAGACCACCACTCAACAAGTTCATCGTAATTAGTAATAACATTGTCGCTATTCCAATAAATCTGAGGGACTACGTAGTCAATCCAACCTTCTTCAGCCCAATGAAGCACATCGGCATACAGATCATCATAACATTGAAGCCCTAGAGTTCTACTTCCTCTACGAGGATCAGAAAGTTCATTACGATAAATACCAAAAGGACTTATTCCAAATCTCACCCAAGGCTTAGTATCCTTAAGCAAATTAGCTATAGAAGATATTAGAAGGTTGATGTTATTGCGACGAAACTTATCCTTTTCGCCATATTTATATCCCATAGGAAGACCATACTCCTCAAAAGCCAAATCATCTTCAAAGACTTCACCCTCTTTAGGATAAGGATAGAAATAATCATCAAAATGAATAGCATCCACATCATAACGCATCACAATATCTTTAACCACACGGCAAACATACTCTCTAGCTTGAGGAATGGCAGGATTAAGAATAAGCTGATTATTATAAGTAACAAACCATTTAGGTTTAAGCTTGGCTAGATGACTTGGAGCTAATTCTTTACTTTTGTTAGCTGCCGCACGATATGGATTAAGCCAAGCATGAAGCTCCATACCATTCTTATGACAAAGTTCAATGAGACAAGCTAAAGGGTCAAAGCTATCTTTAGGTGCTACCCCTTGTTCACCTGATAAATATCTGCTCCAC
Coding sequences within it:
- the LOC132595744 gene encoding glycosyl hydrolase YngK-like, giving the protein MFQVRPEFDACYQSNIEPWSRYLSGEQGVAPKDSFDPLACLIELCHKNGMELHAWLNPYRAAANKSKELAPSHLAKLKPKWFVTYNNQLILNPAIPQAREYVCRVVKDIVMRYDVDAIHFDDYFYPYPKEGEVFEDDLAFEEYGLPMGYKYGEKDKFRRNNINLLISSIANLLKDTKPWVRFGISPFGIYRNELSDPRRGSRTLGLQCYDDLYADVLHWAEEGWIDYVVPQIYWNSDNVITNYDELVEWWSKQLRGTKAQFYVGQHIRRTIDGNELMHKMLLSQEYSKGNVFWPAEDLFQNYGAVSDSIARKYQDQFALLPEYEGALGKSQAPRKIDMLWEDYNEDGHMLIWRDLADRRDPEKAFMYIVYAFPKGIKPSCDKSKYIISISSEASLLLPKLEANSEYTIYVTSVNRFWQESEPAELKLVFK